A stretch of Methanobrevibacter sp. YE315 DNA encodes these proteins:
- a CDS encoding CDP-glycerol glycerophosphotransferase family protein, whose product MENNKYIWIFGGKNETVANSNIFSFWKYCLQKDDEIDKFIILKSNGVNLKLYDGLKDNEKDHVIWFNSKEHIELYDRADLVFISDSTDEVAPNRNHKWAYDPEINKSIIIIPNESGSLVKSKITGESFNNSIFRYCVFDENEMDILKEENNFKQYQLKYVKYPLKYDSEFSRKMKSESAGQILWFVEWRYYNDNRNEMADDLINTLKSNQLKDYLDSRNLNLKVCLHRYYKKGMFKDIYSCENEKIQIFNENDVEVNDEMFKSELLITDYSSIAFDFTFLDKPVLLYQPDLDHVYEKRQFNVEFGELNEHAIRTSDDLIKALKEKDFKINPIFDIFDKNSFNNGNSHIEELYDYLYDIQMNKITFLGYNFYGFGGTVNATKALAEGLVNHGYLVEMFSLFKKPPISELPNGINFNHAFDVDSRKGRVKTFPFKFIPKYGYLRHEANLEAINPYSSYRLKKLLKNIKSHTVVSTRDTLHLYLEEAKSEFIKNKLYFFHASADVVDVMYPGLISKLKNKRLSKAVFVTENNRLEFERLHDYANYDSYIVTGNALESSKVIDRDKIKPVPEKEIYKGIYLLRISTERKEDIDNLFEFGEYLKKNNIKNIIIDVYGSGNCVDEFLDELYERNLQNIIHYKNNTNFPIDEIRKHDFVCDLTLVQSFGMTYLEGILNGKKVFCMENAGSLEVMENIPNSYVESFEWLSEEISDIHNIPGEELKSNYDAILDKYSQDVVCEKFISFLD is encoded by the coding sequence ATGGAAAATAATAAATATATTTGGATTTTTGGAGGAAAAAACGAAACTGTTGCCAACAGCAACATTTTCAGCTTTTGGAAATATTGCCTCCAAAAGGATGATGAAATAGACAAGTTTATCATATTAAAAAGCAATGGGGTTAACTTAAAGCTATATGATGGCCTTAAAGACAATGAAAAGGACCATGTCATATGGTTTAACTCAAAAGAGCACATCGAATTATATGACCGTGCAGATTTGGTGTTCATATCCGATTCAACCGATGAGGTCGCCCCCAACAGGAATCATAAATGGGCTTATGATCCTGAGATTAACAAATCAATCATCATTATTCCAAATGAATCAGGTTCTCTAGTCAAATCAAAGATAACCGGAGAATCCTTTAACAATTCAATATTCAGATATTGTGTATTCGATGAAAATGAGATGGATATTTTGAAAGAGGAAAATAATTTCAAGCAATATCAGTTGAAATACGTGAAATATCCTCTCAAATATGATAGCGAATTTTCAAGAAAGATGAAATCTGAAAGTGCCGGCCAGATACTGTGGTTTGTAGAATGGAGATACTACAACGATAATAGAAATGAAATGGCCGATGATTTAATCAATACCTTAAAATCAAATCAGCTGAAGGATTATCTAGATTCACGCAATCTAAACTTGAAAGTCTGTCTTCACAGGTATTATAAAAAAGGAATGTTTAAAGACATCTATTCCTGTGAAAACGAAAAAATTCAAATATTCAACGAAAATGATGTTGAGGTTAATGATGAAATGTTTAAATCAGAACTGTTAATTACGGATTATTCTTCAATAGCCTTTGATTTTACATTTTTAGATAAACCTGTGCTGTTATACCAGCCTGATTTGGATCATGTTTATGAAAAAAGACAGTTCAATGTTGAATTTGGTGAACTTAACGAACATGCAATCAGGACCAGTGATGATTTAATCAAAGCATTAAAGGAAAAGGACTTCAAGATCAATCCGATTTTTGATATATTTGACAAGAACAGCTTCAATAACGGCAATTCCCATATTGAAGAGTTATATGATTATCTTTATGATATTCAAATGAATAAGATTACTTTTTTAGGATATAATTTTTATGGCTTTGGAGGAACCGTTAACGCAACAAAAGCCTTGGCTGAAGGTTTAGTGAATCATGGCTATCTTGTAGAGATGTTTTCATTATTCAAAAAGCCACCGATATCTGAATTGCCTAACGGTATCAATTTCAATCATGCTTTTGATGTTGATTCAAGAAAGGGTAGGGTGAAGACATTCCCATTTAAATTCATCCCGAAATATGGTTATTTAAGACATGAAGCCAATCTTGAAGCCATTAATCCATATTCATCATACAGATTGAAAAAGCTTCTCAAAAACATTAAATCACATACTGTCGTTTCAACCAGAGACACCCTGCATCTATACCTGGAGGAAGCGAAATCCGAATTCATCAAAAATAAACTATATTTCTTCCATGCATCTGCTGATGTGGTTGATGTTATGTATCCTGGATTGATATCAAAACTTAAAAACAAAAGGTTATCCAAGGCGGTTTTTGTAACCGAGAACAACAGATTGGAATTTGAACGCCTTCATGATTATGCAAATTATGATTCATATATTGTCACTGGAAATGCGCTGGAATCATCAAAAGTCATTGATAGAGATAAAATAAAGCCGGTGCCTGAAAAAGAGATATATAAAGGCATCTATCTTTTAAGAATCAGTACTGAAAGAAAAGAGGATATTGACAACCTATTTGAATTTGGAGAATACCTGAAGAAAAACAACATCAAGAACATCATCATTGATGTTTACGGTTCTGGAAATTGCGTCGACGAATTTTTGGATGAATTATATGAAAGGAATCTGCAGAATATTATCCATTATAAGAACAACACCAATTTCCCGATTGATGAAATCCGCAAGCATGATTTCGTATGTGATTTGACATTAGTTCAAAGTTTTGGAATGACATATCTGGAAGGAATCCTAAACGGCAAAAAGGTATTCTGTATGGAAAATGCCGGATCTTTGGAAGTGATGGAAAATATTCCAAATTCATATGTCGAATCATTTGAATGGTTATCTGAAGAGATTTCAGATATTCACAATATACCTGGCGAAGAGTTGAAATCAAATTATGATGCTATCTTAGACAAGTACTCTCAGGATGTTGTATGTGAAAAATTCATTTCATTTTTGGATTGA
- a CDS encoding glycosyltransferase family 2 protein, giving the protein MKTVIIIPCYNESATIEKVVTDFKKYMPHADVYVYDNNSTDGTDRIAKDAGAIVKYEYKQGKGNVVKSMFRDIQADCYIMVDGDDTYPAEAAPEFEELVLSGKADMVIGDRLSSTYFEENDRPFHNTGNKLVRRFINLFFRSDLHDIMTGMRAFSYNFVKSFPISSREFEIETEMSVFALMNNFKIMEIPVEYKDRVEGSESKLNTYRDGFKVIMMIFALIRDERPLIFFSAVSLILLIIAGIYFFPILFKYFSTGYVLKIPTLIVISTVVIIASLTFFTGVILHVLKRQHSENLEHHLILLNEINKEE; this is encoded by the coding sequence ATGAAAACAGTTATTATTATTCCTTGTTATAACGAATCTGCAACTATTGAGAAAGTTGTGACTGATTTTAAGAAATATATGCCTCATGCAGATGTTTATGTATATGACAACAATTCTACTGATGGAACTGATAGAATTGCAAAGGATGCCGGAGCAATCGTCAAATATGAATATAAGCAGGGCAAGGGAAATGTGGTTAAATCCATGTTCCGCGACATTCAGGCTGACTGCTATATCATGGTGGATGGAGACGATACATATCCTGCTGAAGCGGCACCTGAATTTGAGGAACTTGTACTAAGCGGTAAAGCAGATATGGTAATCGGAGACAGATTGTCATCCACTTATTTTGAAGAAAATGACAGGCCTTTTCACAACACCGGAAACAAATTGGTCAGAAGATTCATCAATCTGTTTTTCAGAAGCGACCTGCATGACATAATGACAGGAATGCGTGCTTTCAGCTACAATTTCGTCAAGTCATTTCCGATTTCATCAAGAGAATTTGAAATTGAAACCGAAATGAGCGTATTTGCATTGATGAACAATTTTAAGATAATGGAAATTCCCGTTGAATATAAGGATCGTGTTGAAGGAAGCGAATCAAAACTGAATACCTATCGTGACGGATTTAAAGTAATCATGATGATTTTTGCTTTGATTAGGGATGAAAGACCACTCATATTCTTTTCAGCTGTTTCATTAATACTTTTAATTATTGCAGGAATCTACTTTTTCCCAATACTTTTCAAATACTTCTCAACAGGATATGTGCTTAAGATACCTACATTGATTGTCATATCCACTGTTGTAATCATTGCATCATTAACATTCTTTACAGGCGTTATTCTGCATGTTCTTAAAAGGCAGCATTCTGAAAACCTTGAACATCACTTGATTTTATTGAATGAGATTAACAAAGAGGAATGA
- a CDS encoding CDP-glycerol glycerophosphotransferase family protein: MYTHNVEDYLSEAIDSLISQSLDFKDNVQLIIVDGQSEDETRNIAQKYANEYPENIIILSNDEDNIYSAYNNALNHADGDYINFMLPIDVISKNALKKINETFQKDDVEIITLPIEYLDTEKAYPLKFKFEEDSEEYVDLRKNELLIQTDVFSAFIRKSTIGGLRFTDIERADTLFINEILLKEKRYRIVQDETYYARERFTNPEDNDTIKEKIFDSFELFYNKLIDISIEKEDTVPYFIQNTMLHYLEDIISISDIEEIFTNPTERSRFWDELLNILNQLDERNISLNTTLKKTSRDFLIYLKNDEFHVETQGKEIYLKSDSYIIDLLHNRSIYFDIVKLRDGFLHISGTFSSTCDKRFISVEAIKSGKTIKEIYEAKEVEYPNTYRQTQNMLSIPWYYYYSFDLKIPVEHDESCSISLRVIYQENDERIEMDCKVNSRKYVFLSEHGNYFRKNDQIVLLKKFVLYIRPHSYLRASYYEIKALIKIILSNIPFNHRIRALFYRIVYFIAYIFMKNRKIWLFSDRINLSCDNGEHFFRYAANIKDDVKKYFVIEKNCEDYKRLRKSYGSKIVPFGSVKHKFLFMFTEKFMQSQISPVTNNPFKDFDMRLYAGLSTGENYFLQHGVARYDMSSWMTQFDKNLELVLAVSEYDCKEFTSENYNFDEDIVKILGFPRYDNLTNAHLKKQIVIMPTWRNYIKNSYQLINSEYYARFNSLINNERLIEYAKKKGYEIILKPHPLMYEFIDSFDKNDYVKIDNVTKHHEILCDSSLMITDYSSVAFDFAYLKKPIIYYQYEHGGDHHFDIEAPLADESIMNFGDTIGDEDMLIDKIIKYIDNDCEMEEEYKLRVDNFFKYTDKNNSKRVYEWVYKH; encoded by the coding sequence ATGTATACTCATAATGTTGAGGATTATTTATCAGAAGCCATTGATTCATTGATTAGTCAAAGCCTCGATTTTAAAGATAATGTTCAATTGATTATTGTCGATGGGCAAAGTGAAGATGAGACCAGAAATATTGCCCAAAAATATGCAAATGAATACCCTGAAAACATCATCATATTATCCAATGATGAGGATAACATTTATTCCGCTTATAATAATGCATTAAATCATGCTGATGGAGATTATATCAATTTCATGCTTCCTATTGATGTCATCTCCAAAAACGCATTGAAAAAGATAAACGAGACATTCCAAAAAGATGATGTTGAAATCATCACATTGCCTATTGAATATCTGGATACCGAAAAAGCATACCCATTAAAGTTCAAGTTTGAAGAGGACAGTGAAGAGTATGTGGACTTGAGGAAAAACGAACTGTTAATACAGACCGATGTTTTCAGCGCTTTTATCAGGAAAAGTACAATAGGCGGTTTAAGATTCACAGATATCGAAAGGGCAGATACACTCTTTATCAACGAGATTCTCTTAAAGGAAAAAAGGTATAGGATTGTCCAGGATGAAACCTATTATGCCCGTGAAAGGTTCACCAATCCGGAGGATAACGATACCATTAAAGAAAAGATATTTGACTCCTTCGAATTGTTCTACAATAAGCTGATAGACATTTCCATTGAAAAGGAGGATACAGTTCCATATTTCATTCAAAACACTATGCTCCATTATCTTGAAGATATCATAAGCATAAGCGACATTGAAGAGATTTTCACAAATCCCACCGAAAGGAGCCGATTCTGGGATGAGCTGTTGAATATTTTAAACCAATTGGATGAGAGAAACATTTCATTGAATACCACATTAAAGAAAACATCAAGGGATTTTCTGATTTATCTTAAAAATGACGAGTTTCACGTTGAAACACAAGGAAAGGAAATCTATCTGAAATCAGATTCATATATAATTGACTTGCTGCATAACCGCAGCATCTATTTTGATATTGTAAAACTTAGAGATGGATTTTTGCATATTTCAGGTACATTTTCCAGCACTTGCGATAAAAGATTCATTTCAGTTGAGGCAATCAAGTCCGGAAAAACAATCAAAGAGATTTATGAGGCAAAAGAGGTTGAATATCCAAACACATATAGGCAAACCCAAAACATGCTCTCCATTCCATGGTATTACTATTACAGCTTTGATTTGAAGATACCAGTAGAGCATGACGAATCATGCAGCATATCCCTTAGGGTAATATATCAGGAAAACGATGAAAGGATAGAAATGGACTGCAAAGTCAATTCAAGAAAATACGTATTTTTATCAGAGCATGGAAATTACTTCAGAAAGAACGATCAGATAGTACTTTTGAAAAAATTCGTATTGTACATTAGGCCTCATTCCTATCTCAGGGCATCTTATTATGAGATAAAGGCATTAATCAAGATTATACTGTCCAATATCCCATTCAATCATAGGATTAGGGCATTGTTTTATAGGATTGTCTATTTCATTGCATATATATTTATGAAAAACCGCAAGATTTGGCTGTTTTCAGATAGGATTAATCTGTCCTGCGATAATGGCGAGCATTTCTTCAGGTATGCTGCCAACATCAAAGACGACGTTAAAAAATACTTTGTCATCGAAAAAAACTGTGAAGACTACAAAAGATTAAGAAAGTCCTACGGCAGTAAGATTGTTCCTTTCGGTTCAGTGAAACATAAATTCCTGTTCATGTTTACCGAAAAGTTCATGCAGTCCCAAATTTCACCGGTAACCAACAATCCATTTAAGGATTTTGATATGAGATTATACGCCGGTTTGTCAACCGGGGAAAACTATTTCCTGCAGCATGGAGTTGCAAGATACGACATGTCAAGCTGGATGACACAATTTGACAAGAATCTGGAGCTTGTTTTGGCCGTTTCAGAATATGACTGCAAGGAATTTACCAGTGAAAACTATAATTTCGATGAGGATATTGTTAAGATTCTTGGTTTTCCAAGATACGACAATTTAACAAATGCCCATCTCAAAAAGCAGATTGTCATAATGCCAACCTGGAGGAATTATATTAAAAATAGCTATCAACTGATTAATTCTGAATATTATGCAAGATTCAACAGTTTAATCAATAATGAAAGGTTAATTGAGTATGCGAAGAAAAAAGGATATGAAATAATCCTGAAGCCTCATCCGTTAATGTATGAGTTCATCGACAGTTTCGATAAAAATGACTATGTCAAAATAGACAATGTTACAAAGCATCATGAAATCCTATGTGATTCCTCATTGATGATTACTGATTATTCCTCTGTTGCATTTGATTTTGCATATCTTAAAAAGCCAATTATATATTACCAGTACGAGCACGGAGGAGACCATCATTTTGATATTGAGGCTCCATTGGCCGATGAATCAATAATGAACTTTGGTGATACAATCGGTGATGAGGACATGCTGATTGATAAGATTATAAAATATATTGATAATGATTGTGAGATGGAAGAGGAATACAAATTAAGAGTTGACAATTTCTTCAAATATACGGATAAGAACAATTCAAAAAGAGTTTATGAATGGGTTTATAAGCATTAA
- a CDS encoding amino acid ABC transporter substrate-binding protein has product MNKKIGFILALVVISLMMLTSVSAGFLDFLGGDNATANDENTFIVGFDAEFPPYGYKDANGSYVGFDLDLAKEVCERNNWTFKAQPIDWDAKDAELDSGSIDCIWNGFTIDGREDNYTWSNAYFDNKQIFVVKSDSNISSIDDLKCKTVEVQKDSSALAALQGDNKTIADTFGTLTEVADYNTAFMDLESGACDAIAMDIGVAEYDIKNKNESADNFKILNESITTEKYGVGFKLGNDDLKNKVQTTLDEMFKDGTVAKIAEKYGISQDALIQP; this is encoded by the coding sequence ATGAATAAAAAGATAGGTTTTATTTTAGCTTTAGTAGTTATCTCTTTAATGATGTTAACTAGTGTAAGCGCAGGATTTTTAGACTTTTTAGGTGGTGACAATGCTACTGCAAACGATGAAAACACTTTCATTGTTGGTTTTGACGCAGAATTCCCACCTTACGGATACAAAGATGCTAATGGAAGCTATGTTGGTTTCGATTTAGACTTAGCAAAAGAAGTTTGTGAAAGAAACAATTGGACATTCAAAGCGCAACCTATTGATTGGGATGCTAAAGACGCAGAATTAGATTCCGGTTCTATCGACTGTATTTGGAACGGATTTACCATTGACGGCAGAGAAGACAACTACACTTGGTCTAATGCTTACTTCGACAACAAACAAATATTTGTTGTAAAATCTGATTCAAACATTTCATCTATCGATGACTTAAAATGCAAAACAGTAGAAGTACAAAAAGATTCATCTGCTTTAGCAGCTCTTCAAGGCGACAACAAAACCATTGCTGACACTTTCGGTACTTTAACTGAAGTAGCAGACTATAACACCGCATTCATGGATTTAGAATCCGGTGCATGTGACGCAATAGCTATGGATATTGGTGTTGCAGAATACGATATTAAAAACAAAAACGAATCTGCTGATAATTTCAAAATCTTAAATGAATCAATCACCACCGAAAAATACGGTGTCGGATTCAAACTCGGAAACGATGATTTGAAAAACAAAGTACAAACTACTTTAGACGAAATGTTTAAAGACGGTACTGTTGCTAAAATCGCAGAAAAATATGGTATTTCTCAAGACGCTTTGATCCAACCATAA
- a CDS encoding amino acid ABC transporter permease translates to MIIGNVISQLLGGMVTSIEIFLLTLLFALPLGLLVAAGRMSSFAPIRWLMKIYISIMRGTPLMLQLIVVFFAPYYVFGMSLSSDYRFIAVIIAFTINYAAYFAEIYRGGIEAIPKGQYEAAQVLGYSRLETFFIIILPQVFKIILPSVTNEVITLVKDTSLSFVIAIPEMFTVAKQIAAADASIAALLVAGLFYYVFNVLVAFVMEHLENRMSYYD, encoded by the coding sequence ATGATAATAGGTAATGTAATTTCACAATTACTTGGGGGTATGGTTACTTCCATTGAAATATTCCTGCTTACATTACTATTCGCCCTTCCTCTCGGTTTACTTGTTGCCGCAGGAAGGATGAGTAGCTTCGCACCAATCAGATGGCTGATGAAGATTTATATTTCAATCATGAGGGGTACACCATTGATGTTGCAGTTAATCGTAGTATTTTTCGCACCATATTATGTATTTGGAATGAGCCTATCTAGTGATTACAGGTTTATTGCAGTTATCATTGCATTTACCATTAATTATGCAGCTTATTTCGCTGAAATATATAGAGGGGGGATTGAAGCTATTCCTAAAGGACAATACGAAGCTGCACAGGTGTTAGGTTATAGTAGGCTTGAAACATTCTTTATAATTATCCTACCTCAAGTATTTAAGATAATTCTTCCTTCAGTAACTAATGAAGTGATTACTCTTGTAAAAGATACTTCTCTTTCATTTGTAATTGCAATTCCGGAAATGTTTACAGTAGCTAAACAGATTGCAGCAGCCGACGCATCAATTGCGGCATTGCTCGTTGCAGGTTTATTCTATTACGTTTTCAATGTCTTGGTTGCATTTGTAATGGAACACCTAGAAAACAGAATGAGTTATTATGATTAG
- a CDS encoding DUF2142 domain-containing protein yields the protein MSRNISRGNLTEIKDILLESKKYLLIYLVLIIVAGISTISSANISHPKFELVTFVIVAVLGCLCILFYQANNDEKDLYKVAFVVIVCFGLVCSLIVPIACVSDEPEHFVRAEITSQGVLFPHWTGSDVGLTRTYDTNGHYMSNETQIGFKTIESSNFFSNDRGLTVFETTHDTDKINWTSIITPSAFEQNIFYGYFPQAIGILIAKLLDLNVIWMLWLGRIANLLCYAVLVSYAVKKTPCLKIPLLAVACIPIAMFQAASVSIDSMLFGLGILATAYFIYMYKSEPDSLENKEIIIFSAICLLFGLCKLPYLAFIFLLFLVPRKNFKDKNALIYIVLCIAAVSAIGLLWSRYSAPTIMHSWRSVHKMNMTMQTAYMTNHPSLFMNFLAKIFNDELPNLVNGLFNFFTPGPYPQYRDQYNLITLALQIFLVLVLIANPKNAKFDLKTRAGAFAIFLLVYFGTCFVQLLSWSYVGKTNLGISIRYFIPIIALIPIICGINRKCDTDFEFDKYAMVCIVGFLAAMVISFATKYY from the coding sequence ATGAGCAGAAATATTTCAAGGGGAAATTTAACGGAAATTAAGGATATATTGCTTGAATCAAAAAAATACCTGTTGATATATCTGGTTTTAATAATAGTTGCCGGTATTTCAACCATTTCATCCGCAAATATCTCCCATCCGAAATTTGAATTGGTCACATTCGTTATAGTGGCAGTATTGGGATGCTTGTGCATACTCTTTTATCAGGCAAATAATGATGAAAAGGATTTATATAAGGTTGCTTTTGTTGTAATAGTTTGTTTTGGACTTGTATGTTCATTGATTGTCCCTATTGCCTGCGTCAGTGACGAGCCTGAACATTTTGTCAGAGCCGAAATCACCTCTCAGGGGGTTCTGTTTCCTCACTGGACCGGAAGCGATGTGGGCTTGACAAGAACATATGATACTAATGGTCATTACATGAGTAATGAAACTCAAATAGGATTCAAGACAATTGAAAGCTCAAATTTCTTCTCAAATGACAGGGGACTGACGGTTTTTGAAACCACACACGATACGGATAAGATCAATTGGACAAGCATAATAACACCGTCCGCATTTGAGCAGAACATATTCTATGGCTACTTCCCTCAGGCAATTGGAATTTTAATTGCAAAACTGCTTGATTTGAATGTAATCTGGATGCTGTGGCTTGGAAGAATAGCTAACCTTTTATGTTATGCAGTATTGGTTTCATATGCAGTTAAAAAAACACCTTGTTTGAAGATTCCTCTTCTTGCCGTAGCATGCATACCTATTGCAATGTTTCAGGCGGCTTCGGTCAGCATCGATTCGATGCTCTTTGGATTGGGAATTTTGGCTACTGCCTACTTCATTTATATGTACAAATCCGAACCTGATAGTCTTGAAAATAAGGAGATAATCATATTTTCAGCCATATGTCTGCTGTTTGGACTCTGCAAACTGCCTTATCTTGCTTTCATATTCCTGTTATTCCTTGTTCCAAGGAAAAACTTCAAGGATAAGAATGCTTTGATATATATCGTTTTATGTATTGCAGCCGTTTCAGCAATAGGCCTTTTATGGAGCAGATACAGTGCGCCTACAATAATGCATTCATGGAGATCTGTTCATAAGATGAATATGACCATGCAGACAGCATATATGACTAATCATCCAAGCCTATTCATGAATTTTTTAGCTAAAATCTTCAACGATGAATTGCCTAATCTGGTCAATGGCTTGTTTAACTTTTTCACTCCGGGCCCATATCCTCAGTACAGGGACCAATATAATCTAATAACATTAGCGCTTCAGATATTTTTGGTTCTGGTGCTTATTGCAAATCCGAAGAATGCTAAATTCGATTTGAAGACAAGAGCGGGTGCTTTTGCAATATTCCTACTGGTCTATTTCGGAACCTGTTTTGTTCAGCTGCTCAGCTGGTCATATGTTGGAAAAACCAATCTGGGAATTTCAATCAGATATTTCATTCCTATAATTGCATTAATACCTATAATATGTGGAATAAATAGAAAATGCGATACCGACTTTGAGTTTGACAAATATGCAATGGTCTGCATTGTCGGATTTTTAGCAGCGATGGTAATATCCTTTGCAACCAAATATTATTAG
- a CDS encoding acyltransferase, with the protein MGAYSSGKRIFYLDVLRSMAIICVILAHVCRQFCEYAPAASFRWFTAAFYIDIGVLGVPLFLMISGALLLNRDYDLKDFMKRRFSRILIPFVFWSLLLPLCKMKFLGFPFTFHEYCRLLFYNQYWFVWMLIGLYLLLPIINSFVKEYDIQGLEYMLIIWFIFIIFLREQPIDILANIDATHTLGWKETLAGFIGFIPLGYYLSAKKFKLSDKAMCLIGLAIFLIFTIINLRYTYIASCETHKLMYYGYKRIVSTLQVVGLFLFIKYFSDYCENNSFDDIKNKIYNFFKQNKYVSWIILSISTCSYGMFLTHYFILYPLFYISDHYFAIFSRNPIILPLVLLFICATSWLITFILSKLPLLKHISGAH; encoded by the coding sequence ATGGGTGCTTACAGTTCAGGAAAACGGATTTTTTATTTGGATGTATTGAGGTCCATGGCAATCATTTGCGTAATATTGGCTCATGTATGCAGACAGTTCTGTGAATATGCACCTGCAGCTTCATTCAGATGGTTTACAGCAGCATTCTACATTGACATCGGTGTGCTGGGAGTTCCACTTTTTTTAATGATAAGCGGAGCATTGCTTCTTAACAGGGATTATGACCTAAAGGATTTCATGAAAAGGAGATTCTCCAGAATCCTGATACCTTTCGTATTCTGGTCACTTCTGCTTCCATTGTGCAAAATGAAATTCTTAGGATTTCCATTCACATTCCATGAATACTGCAGACTGCTCTTTTATAATCAGTATTGGTTTGTCTGGATGCTGATTGGTCTTTATCTTCTTTTACCGATTATAAACTCATTCGTTAAGGAATATGACATTCAGGGATTGGAATACATGCTTATAATATGGTTCATATTTATCATATTCCTAAGGGAACAGCCTATTGACATTTTAGCAAACATCGATGCTACACATACCCTGGGCTGGAAAGAGACATTGGCAGGGTTTATAGGTTTTATTCCATTGGGATATTACCTGTCAGCGAAAAAATTCAAACTGAGCGACAAGGCCATGTGCCTGATCGGTTTGGCAATATTTCTAATATTTACAATCATCAATTTGAGATATACCTACATCGCAAGCTGTGAAACCCATAAGCTAATGTATTACGGCTATAAAAGGATAGTATCCACTTTACAGGTGGTCGGGTTATTCCTGTTCATAAAATACTTCAGCGACTATTGTGAAAATAACTCCTTTGACGACATTAAAAACAAAATCTATAACTTCTTTAAGCAAAACAAATACGTTTCATGGATCATATTGTCCATTAGTACCTGCAGCTACGGAATGTTTTTAACACATTATTTCATATTATATCCGCTATTCTACATCAGCGACCATTATTTTGCGATATTTTCAAGAAATCCTATAATATTGCCTTTAGTTCTGCTGTTCATTTGTGCAACTTCATGGTTGATTACATTCATATTAAGTAAGCTGCCTCTTTTAAAACACATAAGCGGCGCACATTAA
- a CDS encoding GtrA family protein, with amino-acid sequence MINKLFKEPTDDIFLQLFRYIFVGGTAFVVDFFFLYFFSDICGIYYLISAVLSFIISVLVNYIMSTKWVFNQDNIDNKVLEFNLFILISTIGLVFTEILLYFFTDIVGLYYLVSKIISAIIVLFWNFLARRVMFYGRDFI; translated from the coding sequence TTGATTAATAAACTATTTAAAGAACCGACAGATGACATTTTCCTGCAATTGTTCAGATATATCTTTGTTGGAGGAACTGCATTTGTTGTGGATTTCTTCTTCTTATATTTCTTCAGTGACATATGCGGAATCTATTATCTGATTTCAGCAGTATTGTCATTCATCATTTCAGTGCTCGTAAACTATATCATGAGCACAAAATGGGTTTTCAACCAGGACAACATTGACAACAAGGTTTTGGAATTCAATCTGTTCATACTAATCAGCACAATCGGTTTGGTGTTTACAGAGATACTTTTATATTTCTTTACAGATATTGTAGGGCTTTACTATTTGGTTTCAAAGATTATTTCAGCAATTATAGTATTGTTCTGGAATTTCCTTGCAAGAAGAGTCATGTTTTATGGAAGGGATTTTATTTAG